A genomic segment from Bacillus cereus G9842 encodes:
- the proB gene encoding glutamate 5-kinase, whose amino-acid sequence MKKQRIVVKIGSSSLADSHGGISTEQLSDHVAALARLKEEGHEVVLITSGAVAAGFSALGYPSRPVTIKGKQAAAAVGQSLLMQAYTEEFRKYGIVTAQLLLTRSDFSRKEQYSNAYATLGELLNRSALPIINENDSISLEELTFGDNDMLSALVSGLVSADMLMIFTDVNGLYDKNPQKNADAKKYYFLPEVTEEISSLAGDAGSKLGTGGMKSKIDAAKTALSLGVSVFIGTGRGQEKFVDVLKGKGDGTYVGNAPQKEMKMNKQWIALHSLVSGQIEVDAGAATAIIQHGKSLLPAGVTNVSGFFQVGEVVEVVTQQGRVIGKGQCTYSAEELRDVKGMQSQDIQVRGERHSYEVIHRDHWVSL is encoded by the coding sequence GTGAAAAAACAACGAATTGTTGTAAAGATTGGAAGTAGTTCCTTGGCAGATAGTCACGGAGGCATCTCTACAGAACAGCTTTCAGATCACGTTGCCGCATTGGCTCGGTTGAAAGAGGAAGGGCACGAGGTTGTGTTAATTACATCTGGAGCCGTCGCTGCAGGTTTTTCAGCGCTAGGATATCCTAGTAGACCTGTAACGATTAAAGGGAAACAGGCTGCAGCAGCTGTCGGACAAAGTTTGTTAATGCAGGCGTACACGGAGGAATTCCGTAAATATGGCATCGTTACTGCGCAACTTTTGCTGACGAGAAGTGATTTTTCTAGAAAAGAACAATATAGTAATGCTTACGCTACGTTAGGAGAATTACTAAACCGTTCCGCTCTTCCAATTATTAATGAAAATGATTCCATCTCTTTAGAGGAGCTGACGTTCGGTGATAATGATATGCTGTCAGCTTTAGTAAGCGGGCTTGTTTCGGCGGATATGCTTATGATCTTTACGGATGTGAACGGGTTATATGACAAAAATCCTCAGAAAAATGCGGATGCAAAAAAATATTATTTTCTTCCTGAAGTTACGGAAGAAATTTCTTCTCTTGCAGGAGATGCTGGCTCAAAACTTGGGACTGGTGGTATGAAATCAAAAATCGATGCTGCAAAGACAGCACTCTCTCTTGGTGTGAGTGTATTTATCGGGACAGGACGTGGACAGGAAAAGTTTGTAGATGTTTTGAAGGGTAAGGGTGATGGAACGTATGTTGGTAATGCTCCTCAAAAAGAAATGAAGATGAACAAGCAATGGATTGCCCTGCATTCGCTTGTTAGCGGACAAATTGAAGTAGATGCTGGGGCGGCTACTGCCATCATTCAGCATGGTAAGAGTTTACTTCCAGCTGGTGTTACGAATGTATCAGGATTTTTCCAAGTGGGTGAAGTTGTAGAGGTTGTAACGCAACAAGGGCGCGTAATAGGAAAAGGACAATGCACATATAGTGCAGAGGAACTAAGAGATGTAAAAGGTATGCAAAGCCAAGATATTCAAGTAAGAGGCGAGAGACATAGTTATGAAGTCATTCATAGAGATCATTGGGTTTCACTTTAA
- a CDS encoding M20/M25/M40 family metallo-hydrolase, with protein sequence MRKNRGIYMSKWQSKEQLIQLLSSLVEIPSITGSEAEVILPDFVVEQLSELQYFKENPHHLQKNPTGDGRYFVTALVKKSDSTKNTVILVSHFDVVDVQDYGVWKEDAFNPKKLTSMFYSHKDELPDHVREDIEQGEWLFGRGTMDMKCGLALQMAMIEQACEGRFDGNVLLLAVPDEEVNSVGMRAAVPRLLDLAREHNLDYKTVLNSEPMFSRHPGDQNKYIYTGSIGKVLPGFLCYGKETHVGEPFAGLNGSYMASLITAELELNTDLCDIVEGEASPPPTNLLQRDLKEDYSVQIPHRAVTLFNLFLLEKSMTDVVSLLHQKVTKVAEKIEESYEKHAYRFSKYNPFIPPNLKVNVLTYEELITYAIEQHGQEKINHIQSNIIKNREDKDDRAVTIDLVDKLAILCKEKAPMIVLFFAPPYYPAVSSRNNPLIKEVVVEMEKYAHYNHKITFENQNYFGGISDLSYVGLQYPLDSMSSLVDNMPLWDKGYSIPLQELEEFDVPVLNMGPVGKDAHQWTERLDVNYAFETLLDMLPKCIEKLLVSNKITQS encoded by the coding sequence ATGCGGAAAAATAGGGGGATTTATATGTCAAAGTGGCAATCAAAAGAACAATTGATTCAATTATTAAGCAGTCTTGTTGAAATTCCTAGTATTACCGGTTCAGAAGCTGAAGTAATATTGCCAGACTTTGTTGTGGAACAATTATCTGAATTACAGTATTTCAAAGAAAACCCGCATCATTTACAAAAAAATCCGACAGGGGACGGACGATATTTTGTTACAGCACTAGTAAAGAAAAGCGATAGTACAAAAAATACTGTAATTCTAGTAAGTCACTTTGATGTTGTAGATGTACAGGATTACGGAGTGTGGAAAGAAGATGCATTTAATCCTAAAAAGTTAACATCTATGTTTTATTCTCATAAAGATGAACTTCCAGACCATGTACGTGAAGATATAGAACAAGGAGAATGGCTGTTTGGTAGAGGAACAATGGATATGAAATGCGGTCTAGCATTACAAATGGCAATGATTGAACAAGCATGTGAAGGAAGATTCGATGGGAATGTTCTTTTATTGGCTGTACCAGATGAAGAAGTGAATTCTGTAGGGATGAGGGCCGCTGTTCCGAGACTGTTAGATTTAGCAAGAGAGCATAACTTAGATTATAAAACGGTCTTAAACTCAGAGCCTATGTTTTCAAGACATCCTGGTGACCAAAATAAGTATATTTACACTGGCTCTATTGGTAAAGTGTTACCTGGATTTCTTTGCTACGGAAAAGAGACACATGTAGGTGAACCTTTTGCAGGCTTAAATGGGAGTTATATGGCTTCATTAATAACGGCAGAATTAGAGTTAAACACAGACCTTTGTGATATTGTAGAAGGGGAAGCGAGTCCTCCGCCAACTAACTTACTTCAAAGGGACTTAAAAGAGGATTATTCTGTACAAATTCCGCATCGTGCAGTCACATTATTTAATTTGTTTTTATTAGAAAAATCAATGACAGATGTAGTTTCATTGTTACATCAAAAAGTAACGAAAGTTGCAGAGAAAATAGAAGAGTCGTATGAAAAACATGCATATCGTTTTTCTAAATATAATCCATTTATACCACCTAATCTCAAAGTAAATGTATTAACGTATGAAGAGCTTATCACATATGCAATTGAGCAACATGGACAAGAAAAAATAAATCATATTCAATCTAATATTATAAAAAATAGAGAAGATAAAGATGATCGTGCGGTAACGATTGATTTAGTAGATAAATTAGCGATTTTATGTAAAGAAAAGGCACCGATGATTGTACTTTTCTTCGCTCCGCCGTACTATCCAGCTGTGAGTTCACGCAACAATCCTTTAATAAAAGAGGTGGTTGTAGAAATGGAAAAGTATGCACACTACAATCATAAGATTACATTTGAAAACCAAAATTATTTTGGGGGGATTTCAGATTTAAGCTATGTAGGCTTGCAGTATCCACTGGATTCAATGAGTTCGCTTGTAGACAATATGCCATTATGGGATAAAGGTTATTCAATTCCGCTTCAGGAATTAGAAGAGTTTGATGTTCCAGTATTAAATATGGGGCCGGTAGGAAAAGATGCACATCAATGGACAGAACGTCTAGATGTAAACTACGCATTTGAAACACTATTAGATATGTTACCGAAATGCATTGAAAAATTATTAGTTTCTAATAAAATTACACAATCATAG
- a CDS encoding glutamate-5-semialdehyde dehydrogenase produces the protein MNEVLAKGIKAKEVARELVLKTTDQKNEALAAIANQLIVETAYILEENKRDIEEGKEKGFSDSLLDRLLLNEQRIVDMTEGIKQLIELRDPIGECVSAWERPNGLSIQEMRVPLGVVGMIYEARPNVTVDAATICLKTGNAVILRGSSSAIHSNKAIVSVIHRALKQTSLPSESVQLIEDTTRDSAKQLFTLNEYLDVLIPRGGKQLIDTVVREASVPVLETGAGNCHIFIDETADKQMAFNIIINAKTQRPSVCNAIETIVLHENWAEQYGSELFSSLKERGVELRGDNKAVAIDTSILLATEEDWETEFLSLTLAVKVVATVEEAIHHINTYGSMHSEAIITENEENVSKFFTSVDAAALYHNASTRFTDGSEFGFGAEIGISTQKLHVRGPMGLPALTSTKYVIRGNGQIRS, from the coding sequence ATGAATGAAGTGTTGGCAAAGGGGATAAAAGCAAAAGAGGTTGCTAGAGAACTTGTGCTTAAAACTACAGATCAAAAAAATGAAGCACTTGCTGCAATTGCTAATCAGTTGATAGTAGAAACAGCTTATATTTTAGAAGAAAACAAACGGGATATTGAAGAAGGTAAGGAGAAAGGATTTTCTGATTCACTCCTTGATCGCCTTTTGCTGAATGAACAGCGAATTGTTGATATGACAGAGGGTATTAAGCAGTTAATTGAATTACGTGATCCTATTGGAGAATGTGTAAGTGCATGGGAACGACCAAATGGACTATCTATTCAGGAGATGCGCGTACCACTTGGTGTTGTCGGAATGATTTATGAGGCAAGACCGAATGTAACTGTTGATGCTGCTACAATTTGTTTAAAAACAGGAAACGCAGTAATACTACGTGGTAGTTCTTCTGCTATCCATTCTAACAAAGCCATCGTTAGCGTTATTCACCGGGCGCTTAAGCAAACTAGCTTGCCTTCAGAAAGTGTACAGCTCATAGAAGATACAACGAGAGATAGTGCAAAACAGCTGTTTACATTGAATGAGTACTTGGATGTTCTTATACCAAGAGGCGGTAAACAATTAATTGATACAGTAGTGAGAGAAGCGTCTGTTCCAGTACTTGAAACAGGTGCGGGAAATTGTCATATATTCATTGATGAAACAGCGGATAAACAAATGGCATTTAATATTATTATAAATGCAAAAACACAGCGCCCATCTGTATGTAATGCAATTGAGACGATTGTACTTCATGAGAATTGGGCAGAGCAATATGGTAGCGAGTTGTTTTCTTCTTTGAAGGAAAGAGGAGTAGAGCTACGCGGTGATAATAAAGCAGTGGCGATTGATACTTCTATCTTACTTGCGACAGAAGAAGACTGGGAAACAGAGTTTTTATCTCTCACACTAGCAGTGAAAGTGGTTGCCACTGTTGAAGAAGCGATTCATCATATAAATACGTATGGATCTATGCATTCTGAAGCGATTATTACTGAAAACGAGGAAAACGTCAGCAAGTTTTTTACTTCTGTAGATGCCGCGGCACTTTATCATAATGCATCGACTCGTTTTACAGATGGATCCGAATTTGGATTCGGAGCGGAAATTGGTATCAGTACGCAAAAATTACACGTAAGAGGACCAATGGGGCTTCCAGCATTAACTTCCACAAAATATGTAATTCGTGGAAATGGACAAATTCGGAGCTAA
- the proC gene encoding pyrroline-5-carboxylate reductase, producing MDKQIGFIGCGNMGMAMIGGMLNKKIVSSNHIICSDLNTANLKNASEKYGLTTTTDNNKVAKNADILILSIKPDLYASIINEIKEVIKNDAIIVTIAAGKSIESTENAFNKKLKVVRVMPNTPALVGEGMSALCPNEMVTEKDLEDVLNIFNSFGQTEIVSEKLMDVVTSVSGSSPAYVYMIIEAMADAAVLDGMPRNQAYKFAAQAVLGSAKMVLETGIHPGELKDMVCSPGGTTIEAVATLEEKGLRTAIISAMQRCTQKSVELSGQTKK from the coding sequence ATGGATAAACAAATTGGATTCATCGGTTGCGGAAATATGGGAATGGCTATGATTGGCGGGATGCTAAACAAAAAGATAGTGTCTTCAAATCATATTATTTGTTCAGATTTAAACACTGCTAATTTAAAAAATGCTAGTGAAAAATATGGGCTAACTACAACTACCGACAACAATAAAGTAGCTAAAAATGCTGATATTTTAATTTTATCAATTAAACCAGACCTATACGCATCAATAATTAATGAAATAAAAGAAGTAATCAAAAACGATGCTATCATCGTTACGATCGCTGCTGGTAAAAGTATTGAAAGTACTGAAAATGCCTTTAATAAAAAATTAAAAGTTGTAAGAGTAATGCCTAATACTCCTGCTCTTGTTGGAGAAGGAATGTCTGCATTATGCCCTAATGAAATGGTGACAGAAAAAGATTTAGAAGATGTACTAAACATTTTCAATAGTTTTGGTCAAACAGAGATCGTAAGTGAAAAATTAATGGATGTTGTAACATCTGTAAGTGGTTCTTCACCAGCATATGTATATATGATTATAGAAGCGATGGCAGATGCTGCTGTACTAGATGGTATGCCTAGAAATCAAGCATATAAATTCGCTGCTCAAGCTGTGTTAGGCTCTGCAAAAATGGTACTAGAAACAGGAATACATCCAGGTGAATTGAAAGATATGGTTTGTTCTCCTGGTGGAACGACAATAGAAGCTGTAGCAACATTAGAGGAAAAAGGATTACGAACAGCGATTATTTCAGCTATGCAGCGTTGTACGCAAAAGTCTGTTGAACTATCTGGTCAAACTAAAAAATAA